Sequence from the Macrococcus sp. 19Msa1099 genome:
GTGAATAAGAAAGAATTGGAAAAAAATTGGGAACCGGCCCTATCTAATAGCCGGTTAAGTGTGCAAACTACGACCACCCCCCTACCAAAAATTAGCTTTGACCGTATGACTTTGATAGGTGATCTGAATAAGGATAAATCGCAGTATATGGCTGATTTGCTCGGTAATAGTCCATCTGTTCATCTGTGGAATTGCTTAACGCATAAGTTTGAAGGTCAAATATTTACAGATAAAGTATATATTGAACATGATAGATTTAAAGCTGACGCTTGGGATAGAAGAAATTTTAGGGTTGAATTTAATCCAAATAATTTAAATGATGATGAAATTGATTGGTTAAAGAAAAACATTTTCATCGCTCTCGATAATGTTGGATTCACTCGCTTAGATCTGGCTTTTGACTTTGAAGAAGATTTATCTGATTTTTATATCATGAGTGATAAAGCAGTTAAGAAAAATGTTCTTTATGGTTTAGACGGTAAGGCTGAAACGAAATATTTTGGGGCAAGAGATAGTGACAGATATATTAGAATTTATAACAAAAAGCAAGAACGAAAAGATAATGCTGATGTTGATTTGTCTGTTGAACATTTATGGCGATTTGAAATTGAGTTGAAAAGAAGTCGTGTTGATGAATGGAATAATTGTTTTGATGATATGCATATTTTGAAACCTGCATGGACGACAATCGAAAAAATAAATGAGCGTGCTATTATTTGTATGTTATTATCTCATGAAAACGAATGGGGAAAATTAGCACGTCATACAAAATATAAATATCGAAAATTAATTAAAGAAATATCTGATATTGATTTAACTGATTTGATGAAAATGTCTTTAGGAAAAGTCGAAAATAATTTGCAAAAACAAATTGATTTTTGGCTTTACTGAACGAAAAAATTCATAAGAATTTTGAGTGAATTATCGCCCACTTTTTTGGGCGATCTTTTTTGTGCCTGGCACAGAAAAGGGTGTTTTTTTGACACGCAGTGTCAATTTTTGCGTCAGCAAAAACAAGTCTCACAGAGCACACGCCTTAATGATTTATTGTAACGAAGTGAAAATAAGTCTAGTGTGTTATACTTTAATAAATAAAAAGTACGCTCGCCCGTAAAAAGAGGAGGAAATTTTATGAGTTATTCAATCATCAGAGTTGAAAAAATAAAATCAAAAACAAACACGACAGGGATCCAAAAACATGTGCAGCGTGAGAATAGAAATTACAATAATCCCGATATTGATTTTGAAAAGACGCATTTAAATTTTGATTTATTGAACGAAAAAAACATCAATTTTAGTGAAGTGATTGAGAAAAAAATTGAACAAAATTATAACCAAAAAAGAAAAATTCGTTCAGACGCAGTAAAACATATCGACGGAATTATCACATCAGATGATAAATTTTTTGAGCAGAAATCTGATTCAGAAATTAAAGATTTCTTTAAAAATTCTTTGGAGTTTTTAGAAAAAGAATACGGTAGAGAAAATCTGATTTATGCAACGGTTCATCTCGATGAAAAAGTTCCGCATATGCACTTTGGATTTGTTCCGTTGACGAAAGACGGTAGATTATCGGCTAAGGAAATGCTGGGGAACAAAAAAGCGATGACAGAGTTTCAAGACCGTTTTAATGATTTTGTAAATGAGCGTGGCTTTCGTATGAATCGTGGCACGTCAAAATTGATTTCAGGCAAGGAAAGAGAAGAAATTAATACTTTTAAACAGATAACGGGCTATCACAAGCAAGATATGGTTTCTAAAGGACAAGAACTGCACGATATGAACATAGAACTAGAAAGAGTGAAAGAGGACTATCAGAACGCTGTAGAGACGCTCAGAGAGCCTGTAAGGATTAATTATGAGGAAGAATACAAGAAAACGGGTCTATTTGGATCTGAGATGGTTAAAACGGGTAATTAT
This genomic interval carries:
- a CDS encoding replication initiation factor domain-containing protein is translated as MNKKELEKNWEPALSNSRLSVQTTTTPLPKISFDRMTLIGDLNKDKSQYMADLLGNSPSVHLWNCLTHKFEGQIFTDKVYIEHDRFKADAWDRRNFRVEFNPNNLNDDEIDWLKKNIFIALDNVGFTRLDLAFDFEEDLSDFYIMSDKAVKKNVLYGLDGKAETKYFGARDSDRYIRIYNKKQERKDNADVDLSVEHLWRFEIELKRSRVDEWNNCFDDMHILKPAWTTIEKINERAIICMLLSHENEWGKLARHTKYKYRKLIKEISDIDLTDLMKMSLGKVENNLQKQIDFWLY
- the mobV gene encoding MobV family relaxase, with the protein product MSYSIIRVEKIKSKTNTTGIQKHVQRENRNYNNPDIDFEKTHLNFDLLNEKNINFSEVIEKKIEQNYNQKRKIRSDAVKHIDGIITSDDKFFEQKSDSEIKDFFKNSLEFLEKEYGRENLIYATVHLDEKVPHMHFGFVPLTKDGRLSAKEMLGNKKAMTEFQDRFNDFVNERGFRMNRGTSKLISGKEREEINTFKQITGYHKQDMVSKGQELHDMNIELERVKEDYQNAVETLREPVRINYEEEYKKTGLFGSEMVKTGNYIVSAEDFNRLTEQAKSSQQVLNRFEYMNKYDIFDKFEEERDKNIDLEKKNDVLNKKLSEVSRDAAILATMIRKIFEAIEKLLGADITKIGIDKGFDREEKRYFDKINEIRRPEQKKDVSKNRGLQR